One part of the Gossypium raimondii isolate GPD5lz chromosome 1, ASM2569854v1, whole genome shotgun sequence genome encodes these proteins:
- the LOC105787247 gene encoding uncharacterized protein LOC105787247 has product MCTITMPTKLAAFAWRLCQSILHHLFSNGPHWLEFVSPEISNEDYERLLTILLALWSAKNGNLIPEKDRNEKENPDLDQAMMSKPTVFPTKNRWIPPPMGLHKVNFDGAFDGDGKKGGIGVIIRDNEGFVWGGAAIKIDNVTEGNINEAWAAVKALKVAQEMGYRRIILESDCFWVLNILLMEDVDDGSYIRCIVEEGKRVMGELEECYFHHIEREGNHVANLIARHGVIMSEGDFYWKHDYPNFIHQSIMCDAINL; this is encoded by the coding sequence ATGTGCACAATCACTATGCCAACCAAACTCGCAGCTTTTGCATGGAGATTATGCCAATCCATTCTACACCACCTTTTCTCAAATGGCCCCCATTGGTTGGAGTTTGTATCACCAGAGATAAGCAACGAAGATTATGAACGGCTACTTACCATCCTATTGGCGTTATGGTCCGCTAAGAATGGCAACTTGATACCGGAAAAGGATCGAAACGAGAAAGAAAACCCGGATTTAGACCAAGCAATGATGTCAAAACCGACCGTGTTCCCGACAAAGAATCGGTGGATTCCACCACCAATGGGTTTACATAAAGTGAACTTTGATGGAGCCTTTGATGGTGATGGAAAGAAAGGAGGTATAGGCGTTATAATTAGAGACAATGAAGGGTTCGTTTGGGGAGGTGCGGCCATTAAAATAGATAATGTAACGGAAGGGAACATTAATGAAGCTTGGGCGGCGGTGAAGGCTTTGAAGGTGGCGCAGGAAATGGGGTACCGCCGGATTATTTTAGAAAGCGattgtttttgggttttgaaCATTTTGTTAATGGAGGATGTTGATGATGGGTCATACATAAGATGTATAGTTGAAGAGGGGAAAAGGGTGATGGGGGAACTTGAAGAATGTTATTTTCATCATATTGAAAGAGAAGGGAACCATGTGGCTAATTTAATTGCTAGACATGGTGTTATCATGAGTGAAGGGGATTTTTATTGGAAGCATGACTATCCTAATTTTATTCATCAATCAATCATGTGTGACgctattaatttataa